A region of Curvibacter sp. AEP1-3 DNA encodes the following proteins:
- the kynA gene encoding tryptophan 2,3-dioxygenase: MSNTTSGCPMHGGGAPTAGESIVAEEKAQLDFSNSMSYGDYLQIDTILGAQKPLSPTHDELLFIIQHQTSELWMKLMLHELTAAIAHIAQDDLPPAFKMLARVSKIMEQLVHAWDVLATMTPPEYTAMRPYLGQSSGFQSFQYRCIEFSLGNKNAAMLKPHAHAPERLALVQAAYEAPSLYDEALKLMARRGIAVPASHLQRDWTQPYTASPEVEAAWLQVYRDPKAHWDLYQLAEELTDLEDAFRLWRFRHVTTVERVIGFKRGTGGTGGVSYLRKMLDVVLFPEIWTLRTAL; encoded by the coding sequence ATGAGCAACACCACCTCTGGCTGCCCGATGCACGGCGGGGGCGCCCCCACCGCGGGCGAATCGATCGTCGCCGAAGAAAAAGCCCAGCTCGACTTCAGCAACTCCATGAGCTACGGCGACTACCTGCAGATCGACACCATCTTGGGTGCGCAAAAGCCGCTGTCCCCCACGCATGACGAGCTACTCTTCATCATCCAGCACCAGACCAGCGAGCTGTGGATGAAGCTCATGCTGCACGAGCTCACCGCCGCTATTGCGCACATCGCCCAAGACGACCTGCCGCCCGCCTTCAAGATGCTGGCGCGCGTGAGCAAGATCATGGAGCAGCTGGTGCATGCCTGGGATGTGCTGGCCACCATGACGCCGCCCGAGTACACCGCCATGCGACCCTACCTGGGTCAGAGTAGTGGCTTCCAGAGCTTTCAGTACCGCTGCATCGAGTTCTCGCTGGGCAACAAAAACGCCGCCATGCTCAAGCCTCACGCCCACGCGCCCGAGCGCCTGGCGTTGGTGCAAGCGGCGTATGAAGCGCCGTCTTTGTATGACGAAGCCCTCAAGCTCATGGCCCGCCGCGGCATTGCCGTGCCCGCCAGCCACCTGCAGCGGGACTGGACCCAACCCTACACCGCCAGCCCCGAAGTCGAAGCCGCTTGGCTGCAGGTCTATCGCGACCCCAAGGCCCACTGGGACCTGTACCAACTGGCCGAAGAGCTGACCGACCTGGAAGACGCCTTCCGCCTCTGGCGCTTCCGCCACGTCACCACGGTGGAGCGCGTCATCGGCTTCAAGCGCGGCACCGGGGGAACCGGCGGCGTGAGCTACCTGCGCAAGATGCTGGACGTGGTGCTGTTCCCCGAGATCTGGACGCTGCGGACTGCGCTGTAG
- a CDS encoding DinB family protein, with protein sequence MSLAILKTLFAQKTWANAELFDAMHLVDAVQHAEPLHTATRTLNHIYVVDRIFRAHLLGEAHGYTQTNTDDTPALGDLHFAAAETDHWFEAYVAGQSESALAENLSFQFTDGDAGRMTREEMLFHVLAHGSYHRGNVGQVLKGIGMAPPRDLLTKFLHQREPARRQPA encoded by the coding sequence ATGTCCCTCGCCATTCTCAAAACCCTGTTCGCCCAGAAGACGTGGGCCAATGCCGAGTTGTTTGATGCCATGCATCTGGTGGACGCGGTCCAGCATGCCGAGCCGCTGCACACAGCCACCCGCACGCTGAACCACATCTATGTGGTGGACCGCATCTTCCGCGCCCATTTGTTGGGCGAGGCGCATGGCTACACCCAGACCAACACCGACGACACGCCCGCGTTAGGTGACTTGCATTTCGCCGCTGCCGAGACGGACCACTGGTTTGAGGCCTATGTGGCGGGGCAGAGCGAATCAGCGTTGGCCGAGAACCTGAGCTTTCAGTTCACCGATGGGGATGCCGGCCGCATGACGCGCGAGGAGATGCTCTTCCACGTGTTGGCCCACGGCTCGTACCACCGTGGCAATGTGGGGCAGGTGCTTAAGGGCATAGGCATGGCGCCACCGCGTGACCTGCTCACCAAGTTCTTGCACCAGCGCGAGCCGGCACGGCGCCAGCCCGCTTGA
- a CDS encoding zinc-dependent alcohol dehydrogenase family protein, with product MQAVVYEAFSAPPRLQTVPDPTPEAHGVVVKVQATGVCRSDWHGWVGHDTDIVLPHVPGHELAGTVEAVGKDVTCWKVGDRVTVPFVGGCGSCPECHSGNQQVCEKQFQPGFTHWGSFAQYVSIHKADLNLVALPETLDFATAASLGCRFVTSFRAVVDQGKTSAGQWVAVHGCGGVGLSAIMIAHAVGANVVAIDISEDKLAMARAMGAVATVNATQVANVVEAVMEITQGGAHVSLDALGHPTTCFNSISNLRRRGKHIQVGLMLAENSTPAIPMAKVIAHELEILGSHGMQAHRYGAMLDMVRTGKLAPEKLVGKKINLQQSIDALMNMDKFEVAGVTVITEF from the coding sequence ATGCAAGCCGTTGTCTACGAAGCCTTTTCCGCCCCACCCCGCCTGCAAACCGTGCCGGACCCGACGCCGGAGGCGCATGGCGTGGTCGTGAAGGTGCAGGCTACCGGCGTGTGCCGCAGCGATTGGCATGGTTGGGTGGGGCATGACACCGACATCGTGCTGCCCCACGTCCCCGGCCACGAGCTGGCGGGCACGGTGGAAGCCGTGGGCAAAGACGTAACCTGCTGGAAGGTGGGCGACCGCGTCACCGTGCCCTTTGTGGGCGGCTGCGGCAGCTGCCCGGAGTGCCACTCGGGCAACCAGCAGGTGTGCGAAAAGCAGTTCCAGCCCGGGTTCACGCACTGGGGTTCGTTCGCGCAGTATGTGTCCATCCACAAGGCAGACCTGAACCTTGTGGCTCTGCCCGAGACCTTGGACTTTGCCACCGCCGCCAGCCTGGGCTGCCGCTTTGTGACCTCATTCCGCGCGGTGGTCGATCAGGGCAAGACCTCTGCGGGCCAATGGGTGGCGGTGCACGGCTGTGGCGGCGTGGGCCTGTCAGCCATCATGATTGCCCACGCGGTGGGCGCCAATGTGGTGGCCATCGACATCTCGGAAGACAAGCTCGCCATGGCGCGTGCCATGGGTGCGGTGGCCACGGTCAATGCCACCCAGGTGGCCAACGTGGTCGAGGCGGTGATGGAGATCACGCAAGGCGGCGCGCATGTGTCGCTGGATGCGCTGGGCCACCCCACCACCTGCTTCAACTCCATCAGCAACCTGCGCCGACGGGGCAAACACATTCAGGTGGGGTTGATGCTGGCCGAGAACAGCACGCCGGCCATTCCCATGGCCAAGGTCATCGCCCATGAGCTGGAGATTTTGGGCAGCCACGGCATGCAGGCCCACCGCTACGGCGCCATGCTGGACATGGTGCGCACCGGCAAGCTGGCCCCTGAAAAGCTAGTAGGCAAAAAGATCAACCTTCAGCAGTCGATCGACGCGCTGATGAACATGGACAAGTTTGAAGTAGCGGGCGTGACCGTGATCACCGAGTTCTGA